A window of Sphingomonas astaxanthinifaciens DSM 22298 genomic DNA:
CTCGAGCATCGCGGTGCCGCCGGCGAACTTGCCGACCCGGAGCTTGGGGCCCTGGAGGTCGAACAGGATCGTCGTCGGCCGCTTATATTCTTCCTCGAGGCTGCGGATGGTCTCGACCAGCTGCGCCTTCGCCGCCTGGTCGCCATGGCTCATGTTGATGCGGAAGGCGTCGGCCCCGCAATGCATCAGCTTGGCGATCATCTCCCGGGTGCCCGAGGCGGGCCCGAGGGTGGCGAGAATGCGGACCTTGCGTTCGCGGGGACCGACCGGCTTCGACACGTTCATCAACTCCTGTTGCCCCGCCGCCATAGCGGCCGACGCCCTTTCTTCAACCGCTTGGCGGGGTCGGCCCACTGGCCTAAGGCGCGCGCCGCATACCTATTCACCGGGAGAGGGAATCATGTCCGACGGCAACGTCGCCGCCGATCAGCTGCGTCTCTTCATCGAGCGCATCGAGCGGCTCGAGGAAGAAAAGAAGGGCGTCGCGGACGACATCAAGGATGTCTACGCCGAGGCCAAGGCCAATGGCTACGACACCAAGACGATGCGCAAGGTGGTGGGCCTTCGCAAGATGGAGAAGCATGCCCGCGACGAGGCCGACGCGCTCCTCGAAACCTATCGCAACGCGCTCGGTCTGCATTAAGATGGGCGGACCAGGCAGGGGGCATCCATGATCATCACCACCACCTCGACGCTCGAAAGCCGGCCGATCCGCGACTATCTCGGCCTCGTCGGGGGCGAGGTGATCGTCGGCGCGAACGTCTTCAAGGACATCTTCGCCTCGGTCAGCGACTTCTTCGGCGGCCGCTCGGGCGCCTACGAAAGCTCGATCCAGGAAGCCCGCGCGCAGGCGATGCACGAGATGGAGGGCTCGGCCCGCCGCCTCGGCGCCGACGCCATCGTCGCGGTCGACTTCGACTATGAGGTCATCGGCAAGAACGGCTCGATGCTGATGGTCTGCGTCTGCGGCACGGCGGTGAAGCTGGGCTGACGATGGCGGAGCCGGGCTCCCCTTCGGTCCTCGCCGAGCGGCTGCTCGACCGCTCGGACATCGACATCGGCGAGGAGGAACGGCGGGTCCTCGCGGCGATCGCGGCGGGCACCGCCAGCAGCCGCGACGTCAATGACGAGGCGACCGCGCAGGCGAGCTTCGGCGATCGCCTCTCCGACCGGGTCGCCGCGGTCGGGGGCAGCTGGAGCTTCATCATCGCCTTCGCGCTGGTGCTGTTCGGCTGGATGCTGCTCAACAGCGAAATCCTCAAGCGGGTCGGGCTCGCCTTCGACCCTTATCCCTACATCTTCCTCAATCTGATGCTCTCGACGCTCGCCGCCATCCAGGCGCCGATCATCATGATGAGCCAGAATCGGCAGGCGTCCAAGGACCGGCTGGCGGCGCAGCTCGACTATGAGACCAACCTCCGCGCCGAGCTCGAGCTGCTGCGCCTCCACCACAAGGTCGACGAACTGCTTGCCGCGCGGGCGCAGAGCGAGCTCAGGGAGCTTCACGACAAGATTGACCGCCTGCTCGCCGACAAGGGGCCCGATTGAGCCCGGGGCTCCAACTGGCTAGAGGCGCGGGCGAACCTTTCCAAGCGGGACACCCATGGCCGGCCATTCCAAATTCAAGAACATCATGCACCGCAAGGGCGCGCAGGACAAAAAGCGCTCGGGCATGTTCTCCAAGCTGAGCCGCGAAATCACCGTCGCGGCCAAGATGGGCCTGCCCGATCCCGACATGAACCCGCGCCTGCGCGCCGCGGTCAACGCCGCCAAGGCGCAGTCGATGCCCAAGGACAATATCCAGCGCGCGATCGATAAGGCGAGCAAGGGCGACGCGGAGAATTACGAGGAAGTCCGCTACGAGGGCTATGGCCCCAATGGCGTGGCGATCATCGTCGAGGCGCTGACCGACAACCGCAACCGCACCGCGACCAATGTCCGCACCGCTTTCTCCAAGAACGGCGGCAACCTCGGCGCCAGCGGCAGCGTCTCCCACGGCTTCGAGCGGCTCGGCCTGATCGAATATCCGGCCAGCGTCGGTGACGAGGACAAGGTCATGGAAGCCGCGATCGAGGCCGGCGCCGACGACGTGCAGAGCGACGAGGACGGCCACCAGATCTGGACCCAGACCGACGGCATGCACGATGTCGCGAAAGCGCTCGAGGCGGCGCTCGGCGAGGCCTCGGCGGTCAAGCTGGCGTGGAAGCCGACCCTCACCACCGAGGTCACCGGCGATGCGGTCGCCAGCCTGATGAAGCTGGTCGACGCGCTCGAGGACGATGACGACGTCCAGACCGTCTGGGGCAATTACGACATCTCGGACGACGAGCTGGCGAAGCTCGGCTGAGCGCCCAAGCAATGATCATCCTCGGCCTCGATCCGTCCCTGTCCTCCTGCGGCTGGGGCGTGATCCGGGCCGAGGGCAACCGGCTGACCCATGTCGCCAACGGGCAGGTCAAGACCAAGCCGAGCGCGCCGATGCCCGAGCGGCTGGCGGAAATCGCGCGGGCGATCGACGCGATCCTCGCCGAACATCGCCCCGTCGCGGCCGCGGCCGAGGAAGTGTTCGTCAACCAGAACCCCGCTTCTACCCTCAAGCTCGCGCAGGCGCGCGGGGTGGTGCTGATGTGCATGGGCCGCGCCGGGCTCGCGGTCGGCGAATATGCGCCGAGCCTCGTCAAGAAGGCGGTGGTCGGCACCGGCGGCGCGTCCAAGGACCAGGTTCACGCGATGGTGAAGATCCTGCTTCCCGGCACGAAGATCGCCGGCGAGGACGCCTCCGATGCCCTCGCCGTGGCGATCACGCATGCGCATCATCTGGCCACGGCGAGGCGCGTCGGCTGAGGCTCAGGCCTCGGCGTCGGCCAGCTGGGCGTGGCGCTCGCCCACCTCGCGGCCCTCGACAAAGGCGAGGAGGTCGGCGTTGATCACGTCGGCGTGGGTGGTCGCCATGCCGTGCGGGAAGCCCGGGTAGATCTTGATCCGGCCGTCCTTGAGCATCGTGATCGAACGCAGCGCCGAGATCCGGTAGGGCACGATCTGGTCGTCGTCGCCATGCATGACGAAGACCGGCACCTCGATCTTCCTGAGGTCGTCCGAGAAATCGGTCTCCGAAAAGGCCTTGATGCAGTCATACTGGGCCTTGATCCCGCCCATCATGCCCTGCCGCCACCAGTTGCGGATGACGCCTTCGATCGGCTGCACGCCCTCGCGGTTGAAGCCGTAGAACGGCCCCGAGGCGACATCGAGATAGGTCTGGGCGCGATTGGCCGCGACGCCCGCGCGATAGCCATCGAAGGCCTCCATCGGGACGCCCTCGGGATTGTCCTCGCCGACCAGCATCCGCGGCGGCACCGCGCCGAGGATCGCCGCCCTCGCGACCCGCCCCGGCTCGGCCCGAGCGACATAATGGACGACCTCGCCGCCGCCGGTCGAATGACCGACATGGACGGCGTTGCGAAGATCGAGATGCGCGGCCAGCTCGATCAGGTCGGCGGCATAGGTGTCCATCTCGTTGCCGTGGGACGTCTCGTCCGACCGGCCGTGCCCGCGACGGTCGTGGGCGATCACCCGGTAGCCCTTGTTCAGGAAGAACATGACCTGCGCGTCCCAGTCGTCGGCGCTGAGCGGCCAGCCGTGATGGAAGGCGATCGGCTGGGCGTCCTTGGGCCCCAGGTCCTTGAAGAAGATGCTCGTCCCGTCGCTGGTCGTGAACCTCGGCATGACATGCTCCTTTCGCTTGGGCCCCACCCCGGCGACTCGTCGCTCAAGCACCATAACATGTCGGGCACCGAACATTGTGACAGATGCCGTGGGGCCTCGACGACATGGGGGACAGCCCGCTACGAACCGCTGATGATCGCCCGCCTCGCCGGCAGCCTCGTCGAAACCCATGCCGACAGCGCCGTCATCGACGTGCGCGGGATCGGCTATCTCGTGCTCGCCAGCGGCAAGACGCTGTCCGCGCTTCCGGCGGTGGGCGGCGAGGTCGTCCTCCTCACCGAGCTCCAGGTGCGCGAGGATTCGATGACGCTGTTCGCCTTCGGCTCGGCGGGAGAGCGCGAGGCCTTCCGCCAGCTCACCAACGTCCAGGGCGTCGGCGGCAAGGTCGCGCTGGCGATCCTCTCGATTCTCGCCCCCGACGAGCTCGCCCGCGCGGTCTCGGCCGGCGACAAGGCGATGATCGCGCGCGCCAATGGGGTGGGTCCCAAGCTTGCCCAGCGGATCGCGCTCGAACTCCAGGGCAAGCTCGGCCTCCCCGCCGCGCTCGGCCCCGCGACCGGCGCCGCGGCGGGCAATCCGGCGACCAACGACGCCATGTCCGCGCTCGCCAATCTCGGCTTCAAGCCCGCCGAAGCCAGCGCCGCCGTCGCCGCCGCCGCCGAGGAACTCGGGCCATCGGCGACCCTCGACGCCCTCGTTCGCCTCGCCCTCCGAAAGGCCGCCAAATGACCGAGCATCGTGCCTCCTGCCGCTGCGGACAGCTCGTCGCGATCGCGTCGGGCGATCCGGTTAGGGTGTCCGTCTGCCATTGCCGCAACTGCCAGAAGCGGACGGGGAGCGCCTTCGCGGCGCAGGCCCGCTGGCCCGGCGACCGCGTGGCAATCAGCGGCTCGTCCGGCACGTTCGAGAAGGCCGGCGACAGCGGCAGTACGGCGACCTTCCACTTCTGTCCCGAGTGCGGGTCGGACGTCTATTTCGTGAACGGCGGTTCGTCGGTGCACGTCGCCGTCGCCGACAGCATCGCGATTCCGATCGGCGCCTTCGACGATCCGAGCTTCGCCACCCCGCAATTTTCGGTGTGGGAAAGCCGCAAGCACGAATGGGTTGAGATTCGCGGGCCCGGGATTGATCACGACTGATGGCCACCGACCCCGACCGCATCACCACGCCCGAACGGACCAGCGAGGACGTCGACGCCGCGCTTCGCCCGAAGCATCTCGACGAGTTCGTCGGCCAGCAGGGGGCGCGCGAGAACCTGCGCGTGTTTATCGCCGCCGCCAAGGCGCGCGGCGAGGCACTCGACCATGTCCTCTTCTTCGGGCCCCCGGGCCTCGGCAAGACCACGCTGGCGCAGATCGTCGCGCGCGAAATGGGGGTCGGCTTCCGCGCCACCTCGGGACCGGTGATCGCCAAGTCGGGCGACCTCGCCGCGCTTCTCACCAATCTCGAGGACGGCGACGTGCTCTTCATCGACGAAATCCATCGCCTCAATCCGGCGGTCGAGGAAGTCCTCTATCCGGCGATGGAGGACCGCGCGCTCGACCTCGTGATCGGCGAGGGTCCCTCGGCGCGCTCGGTCCGGATCGACCTGCCGCGCTTCACCCTCGTCGGCGCGACCACCCGCCAGGGGCTGCTGACCACCCCGCTGCGCGACCGCTTCGGCATTCCCGTCCGGCTCAACTTCTACACCGTCGACGAACTCGAACGGGTGGTCCGCCGCGCCGCCAGCCTGCTCGGCGCCCCGGTCAGCGAGGATGGCGCGCACGAGATCGCCCGCCGCAGCCGCGGCACCCCGCGAATCGCCGGCCGCCTGCTCCGCCGCGTCCGCGACTTCGCCCATGCCGCGGGGGCCGAGACGATCGACGCCGCCACCGCCGACCGCGCGCTCGGCCGGCTTGAGATCGACAGCCTCGGCCTCGACGCCATGGATCGCCGCTACCTCCACATGATCGCCGATCTCTACGGCGGCGGCCCGGTCGGGGTGGAGACGCTTGCCGCGGGCCTCAGCGAGCCGCGCGACACGATCGAGGACGTGATCGAGCCCTATCTCATTCAGCTCGGCCTCATCGCCCGCACCGCACGCGGGCGCTGCCTAAACGGCAAGGCCTGGACCCATCTCGGCCTGACTCCGCCCGCGGGGACCGCCAACGGCCTGTTCGACTAGGGAGAAAACCAGCTTGTCGCTTCTGTTCGCTCTTGCCCTTCAGGCTGCCACCCAGCCGGCCGCCGCAATCGCGCCCGACTACGCCAAGGACGCCGACTGGCTCTGCCTGCCCGGCCGCCGCGACGTCTGCTCGACCCCGCTGCCGACCACCGCGCTCAGCAAGTTCGGCTATGGCTCGACCGGGCTCAGCACGGTGGCCAAGAACCCGAAGGTCGACTGCTTCTACGTCTATCCGACGGTCAGCCAGGACCGGGCGATGAACAGCGACCTCAAGGTCGCCGAGGAGAATGGCGCGGCGATCACGCAGCTCGCCCGCTTCACGGGCGTGTGCCGGACCTTCGCCCCCATCTACCGGCAGATGACCACCGCCGCGATCGGCGCGGCGGCGCTCGGCCAGGACCCGAAGCCATGGTTCGAGCTCGCCTATGGCGACGTCCGCTCGGCCTTCCGCAACTTCCTCGCCACCCGCGCCAAGGGGCGGCCCTATGTCCTCATCGGCCACAGCCAGGGGAGCTGGCTGCTCCAGACGCTGATCGCGCGCGAGATCGAGGGCCAGCCGGCGGCGAAGCAGATGGCGCTGGCGATCATTCCCGGCTTCAACGTGCTGGTCCCCGAGGGCAAGTTCGTCGGCGGCACCTTCCAGTCGACCCCGCTCTGCACCCGGCTCGGGCAGAAGGGCTGCGTCGTCAGCTACGTCAGCTACCGCACCAACAATCCGCCGCCCGCCGGCGCCCTGTTCGGCATGGCCCCGGCCAAGGGCATGACCGTCGCCTGTACCAATCCCGCCGCGCTCGGCACCAAGGGCTGGGCGCCACTCGACAGCTACTGGTACACTCGCTCGCAGCTGCCGGTGCCGGGCGGGCCGATCCGCTGGTCGAGCGAGGGCAGCCCGCCGTCACCCTTCCTGCGCACCGAGGGCCTCGCCTCGGCCCGCTGCGTCAACGACGGCCAGCGCGGCTATCTCGAGATCCGCACCAACGTCACGCCGGGCGCGAAATGGACCGACCGGATCGGCGGCGAGGTCGGGATCGGCGGCATGTTTATCCCCGGCTGGGGGATGCACCTCTCAGACGTCCCCGCCGCGCAGGGCGACCTGATGCGGCTGGTCGAGGCGGTGGCGCGCTAGTCGGCCAGCCAGAACAATTCCTCCACCGGCCGCTCGAGCGCGGCGGCGAGCCGCAGCGCCAGCACGGTGGAGGGGACGAACACCCCGTTCTCGACCGTGTTGATCGTCTTGCGGCTGACCGCGCAGCGCTCGGCGAGCTCGGCCTGGGTCAGGCCAAGCTCGCTCCGCCGCTCCTTCAGCCGGTTGCCGAGCTTGTCGCTCATGCCTCGAGCCCGCGCTGCGCGGCGCGCTCCAGCATGAGGAAGTGGAGGAGGCCGATGCCGAGGCTGAGGCTGATCACCAGGTGCAGCGCGCCGCGCACGCTGATCGGGGCCACCGGCAGCATCGTGTAGACGAGCGCGCCCAGCCCGACCGCGGCGATGAACGCGCTGCGGATCGCGAGCAGCCGGTTCATCCGGGTCGCCTCGTCGTCGATCATGTCGCGAAGGGCCTTCGGCGAGAACCAGAAGCCGCGGGTGACGAGCAGCAGCATCATCAGCAGCGTCAGCACCGCCCAGGCCCCGATCTTGACGTGATCGACCGCCCGGTCGCCATCGGCCGCCGAGAAGTAGATCGCCTGCTGCGAAAGATAGATCACCAGCACCGCGGGCAGCATCCGCATCCGCCGCTGCGCATAATGCTCGGCCTGTTCGCTGAGGCTTCCCTTGGGCCGGCGACGGTCGCGCAGCTTGGCGATGAGAAGCAGCAACAGCCCGAACCCGACGCCGACCAGCAGCCCCCACGAATAATCACTCACGAACCGTCTCCTGTAACCTGTGAGTTACATGTAACCTTCACGTTACTTGCCTGTCAAGCAGGGTCCGCGTGGGGTTCCGTCGCGAGTCCGGCACGGCTAGAGGCTCGGACCATGGCGTCATCCTTCGACCAGCCCTATCGCGGCGGCTTCGTCGGGCCGGAGCATCGCTTCGCGCTCACCGTCTATTTCGAGGACACGGACACCGCCGGCATCGTCTATTACGCCAACTATCTGAAGTTCATGGAGCGCGCCCGCTCGGACATGCTGCGCGCGGCCGAGGTCGACCAGCGCGGCGCGCTCGAGGCCGGGACCGGGGTCTATGCCGTCGCCGAGGCCCATGTCCGCTACCTTCGCCCGGCCAAGCTCGGCGACGACCTTGTCATCGTCTCGACGCTCGAGGAAGTCCGCGCCGCCTCGGTCCGGATTCAGCAGCGAGTCATGCGCGGAGCCGAATGTTGCGCCGAGGGGCGCATCACCGCCGCCTTCCTGACCCCCGACGGCCGGCCGACCCGCCAGCCGCGGGAGTGGGTCGCGCGGTTCCAGCAGATCCAGTCCCAGACGAAGGAGCAGGCATGACGGCGCCGGAAGCCGCCAATCTGATGAGTCCACTCGCCCTCTTCCTCCACGCCGACGTGGTGGTGAAGGCGGTCATGATCGGCCTGCTGCTCGCCAGTGTCTGGACCTGGGGGATCATCCTCACCCACGGCGCCCGGCTGCGGCGGATCAACGCCGCGACCAATGCCTGGGAGCGCGATTTCTGGGCGGCCAAGGACATTGACGCCTTCCACGAAGCGCGCGGCAAGGACGACTTGCCCAGCGCCCGGATCGTCACCGCCGGGCTGACCGAATGGCGCCGTTCGGTCGGGCTCGGCAGCGCCGACCGGAGCGGCGCGCGCGAGCGGCTGACCACGGTGATGAGCGCCGAGGTCGAGCAGGAACTCGACCGCCTCTCGGACCGGCTCAACATCCTCGCCACCGTCGCCAGCGCCGCGCCCTTCATCGGCCTGTTCGGGACCGTCTGGGGGATCATGCGCAGCTTCACCGCCATTGCCGGCGCCAACAACACCAGCCTGGCGGTGGTCGCCCCGGGCATCGCCGAGGCGCTGTTCGCGACCGCGATTGGCCTGTTCGCCGCCATCCCCGCGCTGATCGCCTACAACCGCCTGACCCATGGGCTCGACCGGCTGGAGGCCAGGCTCAACCGCTTCGCCGACCGGTTTCACGCGACGCTGAGCCGCGAGCTCGAGCGGGACGGCTGATGGGCGCGTCGGTGGGCAAGCGCCGCCGCGGCGGGCGCCGGGCGCCGATGGCGGAGATCAACGTCACCCCGTTGGTGGACGTGATGCTGGTGCTGCTGATTATCTTCATGGTGACCGCACCCCTGCTGGTTGCGGGGGTTCCGGTCGACCTGCCGCAGAACCGCGCCGCGCCGCTCGACCAGCAGGCGCAGCCGGTCCAGGTCAGCCTCGACGGCACGGGCGCGATCTTCATCGACGACCAGCCGGTGGCCGAAGCCGCGCTACCCCAGAAGCTCGCCGCCATCGCCGCCCAGCCGGCTCCGCCCGAGGGTCGCCGCATCTACCTGCGCGCCGACCGGGGCCTCGACTATGGCAAGGTGATGCGGGTGATGGGTGAGCTCAACCGCGCCGGCCTCAACCGCGTCGCGCTGGTCAGTGTGGGCGAGGGCCAGTGAGGGTCGACCGGGGCGAAGCGCGGGGAACGGGGCTTGCCCTTGCCCTACATGTCGCCCTGGTGGCGCTCCTGACCACCAGCCTCGCGCGGATGCCCAAGCCGCCCGAGCCCGCCCCGGTCGAGGTCGAGTTCGTCGACAGCGACGAGGTGGCGCTGACCGCTGCCGCGCCGCAGCAGGCAACCCCGCCGCCCGCCGCTGAGGCTCCGGCCGAAAGCCCGCCGGCACCGACCCCGCCAGCGCCACAACCCGCTCCGGCCCCGCCGCTTCCGACGCCGATCGCGCCGCCGACCCCGTCGCCGCGCGTCGAGCAGGTCCGCGCGACGCCGCCGCGCCCCGCGCCGCCGCGTCCTGCGCCCCCAAAGCCCGCTCCGCCGCGCCAGAGCCGGATCGGCGACGATTTCCTCAAGGGCATTCCCAATCCCAATGCCGACCTTGCGCCCAAGCCCGCGCAGCAGGGTGCCGCGACCTTCAGCGCGGCGGCCAAGGCCAGCGTCGACGGGGCGATCAAGCGCCAGATCCAGCCCTGCGCCGACCGCCAGCCGACCCTCGGCCCCGACGCCGACGGAATCCGCGTGGTGGTCAACCTGCGGCTCGACCGCTCGGGCCGGCTGTCGCGCCCGCCGACCTTCGTCCGCTCCAATGCAAGCGGCGACAAGGCCCGCTTCGAAGACCTCGCCTTTGATCAGGCCGTGGCCGTTTTCCGCGCCTGTTCGCCCTTGCGCCTGCCGCCCGAACTGTACAGCACAGCGCAAGGTGGCTGGGGTAACATCAATCTTACCTATGCCGCGAAGTGAGGAACGGATGGTGCGTGTTTTCCTGATGGGTCTGACCGCGCTGGCAGCATCGCCGGCGCTCGCGCAGGAGAGCGACCCGCCGCCCGTCGACGTCGAGGTCACCAGCGGCGGCGTCAACCAGTCGATTAGCATCGCGGTCCCGCCGATGCCGGTCGAGGGCGCCGAGCTCGCACTCGGTCGCAACATCGCGGGCGTGATCGCCTCGGACCTTCGCGGCACCGGCCGCTTCGCGCCGCTGGGGCCGGGCGGCCTGCCCAATTACAGCCTTGCCCAGGCCGATGCGCCGGCATGGGGCGACTGGCGCGGGCTCGGCAGCCAGCAGCTCGTCACCGGCTTCGTCCGCGCGACCGGCCCCGGCCAGGTCACCGTCGGCTGCTACCTCTACGACGTCGGCGCCGGCCGCGAGCTCGTCCGCCAGGGCTTTGCGGTGACCACCGACAACTGGCGCCGGGCCGCGCACAAATGCGCCGATGCCATCTATGCCCGGCTCACGGGGGAGGGGGCCTTCCTCGACACCCGCGTCGTCTTCGTCGCCGAGACCGGGCCCAAGAACCAGCGCCAGAAGCGCATCGCGATCATGGATTCGGACGGCGCGAACCTTCGCTACCTGACCGAGGGCGAGGCGACCGTGGTCACCCCGCGCTTCTCGCCCGACGGTCGCCGGCTCGCTTATGTCAGCTACGCGGGCCGCCGCGCCCGAGTCTGGGTGCTCGACATCGCGAGCGGGCAGAAGCGCCTGCTCGTGCCCGGCCTTGCACTCACCAGCGCGCCGCGCTTCTCGCCCGACGGCAACCGCATCGCCTATGCGCTGTCGGCCAATGGCAATACCGACATCTGGATCGCCAATGCAGATGGCTCGGGCGCGCCCCAGCGGCTGACCAGTGCGCCCGGCATCGACACCGCGCCGAGCTTCTCCCCCGACGGCCGCCGGATCGTGTTCGAAAGCGATCGCTCAGGGTCGCAGCAGCTCTACGTGATGGACGCCGACGGTTCGAACCAGCGGCGGATCAGCTTCGGCGGCCCGGCCGGCTCGCCCTCGTGGAGCCCGCGCGGCGACAAGATCGCCTTCGTCCGCATCGGCGCCTTCCGCGTCGGCGTCATG
This region includes:
- a CDS encoding DUF2312 domain-containing protein, with protein sequence MSDGNVAADQLRLFIERIERLEEEKKGVADDIKDVYAEAKANGYDTKTMRKVVGLRKMEKHARDEADALLETYRNALGLH
- a CDS encoding YbjQ family protein, whose amino-acid sequence is MIITTTSTLESRPIRDYLGLVGGEVIVGANVFKDIFASVSDFFGGRSGAYESSIQEARAQAMHEMEGSARRLGADAIVAVDFDYEVIGKNGSMLMVCVCGTAVKLG
- a CDS encoding DUF1003 domain-containing protein gives rise to the protein MAEPGSPSVLAERLLDRSDIDIGEEERRVLAAIAAGTASSRDVNDEATAQASFGDRLSDRVAAVGGSWSFIIAFALVLFGWMLLNSEILKRVGLAFDPYPYIFLNLMLSTLAAIQAPIIMMSQNRQASKDRLAAQLDYETNLRAELELLRLHHKVDELLAARAQSELRELHDKIDRLLADKGPD
- a CDS encoding YebC/PmpR family DNA-binding transcriptional regulator; amino-acid sequence: MAGHSKFKNIMHRKGAQDKKRSGMFSKLSREITVAAKMGLPDPDMNPRLRAAVNAAKAQSMPKDNIQRAIDKASKGDAENYEEVRYEGYGPNGVAIIVEALTDNRNRTATNVRTAFSKNGGNLGASGSVSHGFERLGLIEYPASVGDEDKVMEAAIEAGADDVQSDEDGHQIWTQTDGMHDVAKALEAALGEASAVKLAWKPTLTTEVTGDAVASLMKLVDALEDDDDVQTVWGNYDISDDELAKLG
- the ruvC gene encoding crossover junction endodeoxyribonuclease RuvC; translated protein: MIILGLDPSLSSCGWGVIRAEGNRLTHVANGQVKTKPSAPMPERLAEIARAIDAILAEHRPVAAAAEEVFVNQNPASTLKLAQARGVVLMCMGRAGLAVGEYAPSLVKKAVVGTGGASKDQVHAMVKILLPGTKIAGEDASDALAVAITHAHHLATARRVG
- a CDS encoding alpha/beta fold hydrolase encodes the protein MPRFTTSDGTSIFFKDLGPKDAQPIAFHHGWPLSADDWDAQVMFFLNKGYRVIAHDRRGHGRSDETSHGNEMDTYAADLIELAAHLDLRNAVHVGHSTGGGEVVHYVARAEPGRVARAAILGAVPPRMLVGEDNPEGVPMEAFDGYRAGVAANRAQTYLDVASGPFYGFNREGVQPIEGVIRNWWRQGMMGGIKAQYDCIKAFSETDFSDDLRKIEVPVFVMHGDDDQIVPYRISALRSITMLKDGRIKIYPGFPHGMATTHADVINADLLAFVEGREVGERHAQLADAEA
- the ruvA gene encoding Holliday junction branch migration protein RuvA, with amino-acid sequence MIARLAGSLVETHADSAVIDVRGIGYLVLASGKTLSALPAVGGEVVLLTELQVREDSMTLFAFGSAGEREAFRQLTNVQGVGGKVALAILSILAPDELARAVSAGDKAMIARANGVGPKLAQRIALELQGKLGLPAALGPATGAAAGNPATNDAMSALANLGFKPAEASAAVAAAAEELGPSATLDALVRLALRKAAK
- a CDS encoding GFA family protein: MTEHRASCRCGQLVAIASGDPVRVSVCHCRNCQKRTGSAFAAQARWPGDRVAISGSSGTFEKAGDSGSTATFHFCPECGSDVYFVNGGSSVHVAVADSIAIPIGAFDDPSFATPQFSVWESRKHEWVEIRGPGIDHD
- the ruvB gene encoding Holliday junction branch migration DNA helicase RuvB; the encoded protein is MATDPDRITTPERTSEDVDAALRPKHLDEFVGQQGARENLRVFIAAAKARGEALDHVLFFGPPGLGKTTLAQIVAREMGVGFRATSGPVIAKSGDLAALLTNLEDGDVLFIDEIHRLNPAVEEVLYPAMEDRALDLVIGEGPSARSVRIDLPRFTLVGATTRQGLLTTPLRDRFGIPVRLNFYTVDELERVVRRAASLLGAPVSEDGAHEIARRSRGTPRIAGRLLRRVRDFAHAAGAETIDAATADRALGRLEIDSLGLDAMDRRYLHMIADLYGGGPVGVETLAAGLSEPRDTIEDVIEPYLIQLGLIARTARGRCLNGKAWTHLGLTPPAGTANGLFD
- a CDS encoding DUF3089 domain-containing protein, producing MSLLFALALQAATQPAAAIAPDYAKDADWLCLPGRRDVCSTPLPTTALSKFGYGSTGLSTVAKNPKVDCFYVYPTVSQDRAMNSDLKVAEENGAAITQLARFTGVCRTFAPIYRQMTTAAIGAAALGQDPKPWFELAYGDVRSAFRNFLATRAKGRPYVLIGHSQGSWLLQTLIAREIEGQPAAKQMALAIIPGFNVLVPEGKFVGGTFQSTPLCTRLGQKGCVVSYVSYRTNNPPPAGALFGMAPAKGMTVACTNPAALGTKGWAPLDSYWYTRSQLPVPGGPIRWSSEGSPPSPFLRTEGLASARCVNDGQRGYLEIRTNVTPGAKWTDRIGGEVGIGGMFIPGWGMHLSDVPAAQGDLMRLVEAVAR
- a CDS encoding helix-turn-helix transcriptional regulator, translated to MSDKLGNRLKERRSELGLTQAELAERCAVSRKTINTVENGVFVPSTVLALRLAAALERPVEELFWLAD
- a CDS encoding YbgC/FadM family acyl-CoA thioesterase; the encoded protein is MASSFDQPYRGGFVGPEHRFALTVYFEDTDTAGIVYYANYLKFMERARSDMLRAAEVDQRGALEAGTGVYAVAEAHVRYLRPAKLGDDLVIVSTLEEVRAASVRIQQRVMRGAECCAEGRITAAFLTPDGRPTRQPREWVARFQQIQSQTKEQA
- the tolQ gene encoding protein TolQ produces the protein MTAPEAANLMSPLALFLHADVVVKAVMIGLLLASVWTWGIILTHGARLRRINAATNAWERDFWAAKDIDAFHEARGKDDLPSARIVTAGLTEWRRSVGLGSADRSGARERLTTVMSAEVEQELDRLSDRLNILATVASAAPFIGLFGTVWGIMRSFTAIAGANNTSLAVVAPGIAEALFATAIGLFAAIPALIAYNRLTHGLDRLEARLNRFADRFHATLSRELERDG
- the tolR gene encoding protein TolR; this encodes MGASVGKRRRGGRRAPMAEINVTPLVDVMLVLLIIFMVTAPLLVAGVPVDLPQNRAAPLDQQAQPVQVSLDGTGAIFIDDQPVAEAALPQKLAAIAAQPAPPEGRRIYLRADRGLDYGKVMRVMGELNRAGLNRVALVSVGEGQ
- the tolB gene encoding Tol-Pal system beta propeller repeat protein TolB, which translates into the protein MVRVFLMGLTALAASPALAQESDPPPVDVEVTSGGVNQSISIAVPPMPVEGAELALGRNIAGVIASDLRGTGRFAPLGPGGLPNYSLAQADAPAWGDWRGLGSQQLVTGFVRATGPGQVTVGCYLYDVGAGRELVRQGFAVTTDNWRRAAHKCADAIYARLTGEGAFLDTRVVFVAETGPKNQRQKRIAIMDSDGANLRYLTEGEATVVTPRFSPDGRRLAYVSYAGRRARVWVLDIASGQKRLLVPGLALTSAPRFSPDGNRIAYALSANGNTDIWIANADGSGAPQRLTSAPGIDTAPSFSPDGRRIVFESDRSGSQQLYVMDADGSNQRRISFGGPAGSPSWSPRGDKIAFVRIGAFRVGVMNANGGGEQLLTDGWQDESPSWAPNGQFVMFNRFTRDGRSSLYAVNVNGGAARRLPTPQDGSDPSWSPLQR